In Halanaerobium praevalens DSM 2228, the DNA window GGTTAATTTATTAGGTAGAACAGAACTTTCTTTTTTAAGATCTTTAGAAAATGATTTATTAAAAGATAGAATTGATGAATATGTAGAATATAATCCGATAACAATTATAGTTGCTAGAGGTGAAAAAATACCTAGCTACTTATTAGAGCGGGCTGAACAAAAAGGAATTCCATTGTTATCCACAAATATTTCTACTACTAGATTTAGTAGTATGCTTTTAAATTATTTAGAAGAAAAATTAGCTCCTATCAAAGTTATTCATGGTGTTTTAGTAGATATTTATGGAATTGGAGTTTTAATTAGAGGTCAAAGTGGTATCGGTAAGAGTGAGACAGCAATAGAACTTGTTAAAAGAGGACATCGTTTAGTAGCTGATGATATAATAGAAATTAAGAAAGTAGGAGAGCTTAGTTTAACTGGAACTGCTCCTGCTAATGCTCGTTATTTTTTAGAAATGCGTGGGATTGGAATAATTAATGTCAAAACATTATTTGGTGCAGGTGCTGTAAAACATGATTCACCCATTAATTTAACTGTTAAATTAGAAAAATGGCAAGAAGGTAAAGAATATGAAAGACTTGGTCTTGATAATAATAAGGCTGAAATTATGGGGCTTAAAATTGATGCGATCACAATTCCAGTTAAACCTGGCCGAAATTTAGCTTTAGTTTTAGAAGTTGCAGCTATGAATTATAGAATGAAAACAATGGGTTATAATGCAGCAGTTGATTTTACAGAAAATATAAATCAGCGTTAAAAATAGTATTTATAGTAGGTGTGTGCAAATGGACTTTAAAAAAATAAAAAATAAAAAAACTAAATTTTTAATTTTATTTATGCTTTGTCTTTTTATCTTACCTATTACTGTAAATGCTAAAGAAGCTAGAGTGGTATTTAATCATTTAGATGGTATAGGAGATGATTATGGACCTGGAAATTATTATTATCCTCGAAATCATATTTTTCAAAATCAAGGTAATTTGTTTGATCTAAAGTCATTAACTATTTTAGAAAAAGAGAAAGAATATCAATTTTGTTTTGATTTTGTTAAATTAACGGACCCTTGGGGAGCAAAATATGGTTTTTCTTTGCCTTTAATAGAAATTTATCTTGATAATCAAGCTAAGGGGAGTAATAAACTTTTTCATAAGGGAGCAAATATTAGTTTTAGTCAGGATTTTTATTGGAATAAATTTATTAAAATTAGCGGTTGGTGGGTTCGAGTTTTTAATCCTGATAGTAAAAAAGAGAATATTTTAAATATTAATGACTTATCATTTGCAAATCCGAATAAAATTGAAAATATGAATTTGATTAAAAAAGGAAATAGTATTTATTTAAGTTTAG includes these proteins:
- the hprK gene encoding HPr(Ser) kinase/phosphatase is translated as MIKEDKVLVLDVFNRFDLEIQAGRSGIKREIRVSDIKRPGIELAGFWKHFAPERVNLLGRTELSFLRSLENDLLKDRIDEYVEYNPITIIVARGEKIPSYLLERAEQKGIPLLSTNISTTRFSSMLLNYLEEKLAPIKVIHGVLVDIYGIGVLIRGQSGIGKSETAIELVKRGHRLVADDIIEIKKVGELSLTGTAPANARYFLEMRGIGIINVKTLFGAGAVKHDSPINLTVKLEKWQEGKEYERLGLDNNKAEIMGLKIDAITIPVKPGRNLALVLEVAAMNYRMKTMGYNAAVDFTENINQR
- a CDS encoding glucodextranase DOMON-like domain-containing protein → MDFKKIKNKKTKFLILFMLCLFILPITVNAKEARVVFNHLDGIGDDYGPGNYYYPRNHIFQNQGNLFDLKSLTILEKEKEYQFCFDFVKLTDPWGAKYGFSLPLIEIYLDNQAKGSNKLFHKGANISFSQDFYWNKFIKISGWWVRVFNPDSKKENILNINDLSFANPNKIENMNLIKKGNSIYLSLAKKDLGSLKNSKIVVLVGSFDPFGYDHFRSLSKNKDYWKIYSKNQTKIDQAPRVLDILVPRAQSQKEVLKGEMPEVPYLRVSAQVSKPQPTLVDYLMPVNKLSIIILLFYLVAIYIIIYKFKYENKNKN